In the genome of Pirellulales bacterium, the window CGGTGCCGCCCACCTGCCGGCAGGCCAGCGCGTGACCGAACTCGTGCATCGTCACGATGGCGAAGAGGCTCAGGTATTCGATCACATTCCAGACCGGCGATTGGTATTTGTTCGCCGGAGTGCCGATCTCGAACCAGGCGACGACGAGCCACGACCAATGCACGAAAACGTCAATCCCGGTCACACGGAACAACCGCACCGCGCCTTTGCTCGTTGAACCCATACTCATTTCTTTTCGATCGAGTAGAGATGCTTCTTGCCACGCAGATAGATTCTTCCGCCGGCCAGCGCCGGCGATGCCGTGGTCTCGTCGTCGAGCGGGTTCTCGGCCAGCTTCTCGTAACGGTTGCTCGCGGCCACCACCGTCGCCACGCCGTGCATGTTGAGAAAGTAGATCCGCCCTTCGGCCGCGACGGGCGACGCCTTGTAATCGCCCGGCAAACGCTTCTTCCATTTCTGATGGCCGCTGTATGCGTCGTAGCACTTGGCGACCCCGTTGTCGCTCACGGTGAACAGCAGGTCTCGCCGCAACACCGGGCAACACGTGTCGGGCGTCGCGTCGGTCTCCTTCCAGGCCACGTCGCGGTACGAAAGTTTGCCGCTGCCGCCCAGCTTGACCGCCAGCAGATCCTTGCGCATGCCTTGCGTGGCGAACACCATGCCCAGGCCGGCCGTCGGGCCGGTGATCGTGCGTCCGCCGACGATGGCCGGCAGATACCACAGGCGTTCGCCGCTGGCCGGGTCGTAGCCGTCCAGCTCGTTGGCCCCCATCACGACCAATTGCGGACCTTGCGGCGTCTGGCAGACGAGCGGCGTGGTGTAAGAATCGCCTTCCTCGGCGTGGGCGCCCGTCTTGCGCCTCGATTTCCATTTCACTTCGCCGCTCTGTTTGTCGTGGGCCACCAGATAGCTGTCGGCGTCTCGACCGCCCAGATCGTCGAGCGGGTCCTGCATGCAGGCCGAGATCACCAGATCGCCGACCAGCACGGGACTGTTGGCGTGACCCCACCAGATGCTGTAGGCTCCGTACTCGTCTTGCAGATTGTGGCGCCAGAGCTGCCGGCCCTCGAAGTCGTAAGCCGCCAGCTCGCCGTTGCCGAAGTGGACGACCACCACCTCGCCGTCGGTCACGGGCGATGGGCTGGCATTGTTTTGCAAGTCATGGAACTTCTGCGTGCTGCGCTTGGGACTGCTGCGCGGCGTCTCGGCGCGTGCGACTTCTCGCGACCAGACGGTATGGCCGTCGACGCGATCGAGCTTCGAAACGAGGAGCCTGTCGTCGTCTTGGGCGGTGACGAAGAGAGCGTCGCCCCAGACGGCCGGCGTGCTGTCGCCCCAGCCGGGCAGTTCGATCTTCCAGGCAATGCCGTGCCGTTCGCTCCAGACCAACGGCAGATCGTGCTCTTCGCTGGTGCTATCGCCGCGCGGGCCGCGCCACTGCGGCCAATTCTGGGCCTGAGCGCAGGGCGCCACCCAGGCCATGAGTGCCAGCACGCCGCACATCCATAACTGGGGGGTCAGGGGTCTCCGCATCAAAAATCTCCCGTCGTCGCAATTTTGGGTTTTCGATTTTGGATTTTGGATTGACCGCGAATCCAAAATCCAAAATCCAAAATCCAAAATCCAAAATCGCCGTGGGCCGGCGCTCGCAAGCTCGCTGGTCCCACTCTACGTTACGTTTCGCGATTGGCTTGCAACACATCGAAAATATCGAACAATACCTGCTTGCCTTCCTGGCCGGTGTCGAGCACCGCGTGCAACGTGCCGGCTTCCCAGCACTCTTCCAGAATCTTCATCAGATCGCCCTTGGTCGGCCGGACAATCCGCCACTCATCGGCCGTCTGCACGCCGTCGAGAAACGCACGAGCAGCCTCGGCACTGATGAAAAGCGCCAGGGCACGCTCGTCGTTGGGCATGGGCCATAAGGCGAAGT includes:
- a CDS encoding PQQ-binding-like beta-propeller repeat protein; the protein is MRRPLTPQLWMCGVLALMAWVAPCAQAQNWPQWRGPRGDSTSEEHDLPLVWSERHGIAWKIELPGWGDSTPAVWGDALFVTAQDDDRLLVSKLDRVDGHTVWSREVARAETPRSSPKRSTQKFHDLQNNASPSPVTDGEVVVVHFGNGELAAYDFEGRQLWRHNLQDEYGAYSIWWGHANSPVLVGDLVISACMQDPLDDLGGRDADSYLVAHDKQSGEVKWKSRRKTGAHAEEGDSYTTPLVCQTPQGPQLVVMGANELDGYDPASGERLWYLPAIVGGRTITGPTAGLGMVFATQGMRKDLLAVKLGGSGKLSYRDVAWKETDATPDTCCPVLRRDLLFTVSDNGVAKCYDAYSGHQKWKKRLPGDYKASPVAAEGRIYFLNMHGVATVVAASNRYEKLAENPLDDETTASPALAGGRIYLRGKKHLYSIEKK